In Prionailurus viverrinus isolate Anna chromosome D1, UM_Priviv_1.0, whole genome shotgun sequence, the DNA window TCCCTGCCCATGGCTCTGCTCTACTTCTTAGCTCTTTGTGCTAATCTCCTCATCATGATCACCATCCACATGAGGCCACGCTGCATGTGCCTATGTACCATTTTCTGGGCATACTGGTTGTTGTGGACATGGGCCTGGCCACCACCATCATGCCCAAGATCCTGGCTACCTTCTGGTTTGATGCCAAGGCCATCAGCCTCCCTGAGTGTTTTGCTCAGATCTATGCCATCCACTGTTTCTTCTTCGTGGAATCTGGTATCTTCCTCTGCATGGCATTGGACAGATATATAGCCATCTGTCACCCCCTTCGATACCTGTCTATACTCACTGACACTTTTGTGGTCAAAGCCACAGGATTCATGGTGCTCAGGAATGGACTGTTTACTATCCCAGTTCCAATACTGTCTGCCCAGAGACACTATTGCTCCAAGAATGAAATTGACCACTGCCTGTGCTCTAATTTGGGGGTCACCAGTCTAGCCTGTAATGACATCACTGTGAACAAATTTTACCAACTGATCTTAGCATGGATCCTGATTGGGAGTGATATGGCTCTGGTTTTTTCTTCCTACGTGTTAATCCTTCACTCTGTGCTGAGGTTGAACTCACCAGAAGCAATATCAAAGCTCTGGGGACCTGTAGCTCCCACCTCATTCTCATCCTCTTCTTCTATACAGGTATCACTGTGCTGTCTGTCACATACCGTGCAGAGAAAAATATGCCCCTAATCCCTGTGCTCCTTAATGTACTGCACAATGTCATCCCCCCTGCACTCAATCCCATGGTTTATGCACTCAGGATGGAAGAGCTCAGACTGGGCTTCCAGAGACTGCTTGGACTGAGTGAAGATATGTCCACTAAGTAACTCCAGCTTTAGAAGGCCACTAAGGTGTGAAGAAAGGATAGAGGTTTTAGCTGTTGATAGACCTGGGTTGTGATGTGCCTTTATCTCTCACTAGGAAAAAAGTAGCcaataaaatcatgaaaactgTCAGTCTCACAGAtcaaaatatacatatgaaaatcacaatgaaatttCCTTTTACTAGAAAATAAGTAAGAACAGAAAAGTGAAATGTTGCTGACCACTGATGCAATTCTGAGATTGATACTCATACACAGCTGGTAGGACTGTAAATTGGCCCAAATGTACCAAAAAGCAATTTGACAAAATTTACTGGAGTGTTTGTAAATGTTAATATTCTTTCAtctagtaattctatttttagaaaaatatctaggggcgcctgggtggcgcagtcggttaggcgtccaacttcagccaggtcacgatctcgcggtccgggagttcgagccccgcgtcaggctctgggctgatggctcagagcctggagcctgtttccgattctgtgtctccctctctctctgcccctcccccgttcatgctctgtctctctctgtcccaaaaataaataaaaaaaaaaaaagaaaagaaaaagaaaaatatctaaaagaaatattctaaatggggcacctgggttgctcagtcagttgagcatccaactgttgatttcgtctcaggtcatgatcccagggtcattgaatcgagccttgcatcaggctctgcactgcgcatggagcctgcttgagattctttctctctctccctctgcccctctccccatctcatgctctctcactctgtctctttatctaaaataaattaaaaaatagtctaAATGTAAgcaaaaatgtattcataaaaaaGTTATTGTTAATAGTAGtaaaaaatgaagactttaaaactgtttatgtgggtcgcctgggtggcgcagtcagttaagcgtccgacttcagccaggtcacgatctcgcggtccgtgagttcgagccccacgtcaggctctgggctgatggctcagagcctggagcctgtttccgattctgtgtctccctctctctctgcccctccccggttcatgctctgtctctctctgtctcaaaaataaataaaaaacgttgaaaaaaaaaaactatgcgaATTTACTCTAACTTGtacatatttgtttttcatgtcattttcataataagaaaaagaaaataaatgtttattctaaaaagacagagaaggggcgcctgggtggcttagtcggttaagtgtctgacttcagctcaggtcacgatctcgcggtctgtgagttcgagccccctgaagggctctgggctgatggctcggagcctggagcctgcttctgattctgtgtctccctctctctctgccctcccccattcatgctctatctctctctgtctcaaaaataaataaacgttaaaattttttttaatgaaatttattgacaaattggtttccatacaacacccagtgctcatcccaaaaggtgccctcctcaatacccatcacccaccctcccctccctcccaccccccatcaaccctcagtttgttctcagtttttaacagtctcttatgctttggctctctcccattctaacctctttttttttttccttcccctcccccatgggttcctgttcagtttctcaggatccacataagagtgaaaccatatggtatctgtctttctctgtatggcttatttcacttagcatcacactctccagttccatccacgttgctacaaaaggccatatttcattttttctcattgccacgtaatattccattgtgtatataaaccacaatttctttatccattcatcagttgatggacatttaggctctttccatactttggctattgttgagagtactgctatgaacattggggtacaagtggccctgtgcatcagtactcctgtatcccttggataaattcctagcagtgctattgctgggtcatagggtaggtctatttttaattttctgaggaacctccacactgctttccagagcggctgcaccaatttgcattcccaccaacagtgcaagagggttcccgtttctccacatcctctccagcatctatagtctcgtgatttgttcattttggccactctgactggcgtgaggtgatacctgagtgtggttttgatttgtatttccctgataaggagcgacgctgaacatcttttcatgtgcctgttggccatccggatgtcttctttagagaagtgtctattcatgttttctgcccatttcttcactgggttatttgtttttcgggtgtggagtttggtgagctctttatagattttgaatactagccctttgtccgatatgtcatttgcgaatatcttttcccattccgttggttgccttttagttttgttggttgtttcctttgctgtgcagaagctttttatcttcataaggtcccagtaattcacttttgcttttaattcccttgcctttggggatgtgtcgagtaagagattgctacggctgaggtcagagaggtcttttcctgctttctcctctaaggttttgatggtttcctgtctcatttaggtcctttatccattttgagtttatttttgtgaatggtgtgagaaagtggtctagtttcaaccttctgcatgttgctgtccagttctcccagcaccatttgttaaagaggctgtcttttttccattggatgttctttcttgctttgtcaaagatgagttggccatacgtttgtgggtctagttctggggtttctattctattccattggtctatgtgtctgtttttgtgccaataccatgctgtattgatgatgacagctttgtagtagaggctaaagtctgggattgtgatgcctcctgctttggtcttcttcaaaattcctttggctattcggggccttttgtggttccatatgaattttaggatggcttgttctagtttcgagaagaatgctggtgcaattttgattgggattgcattgaatgtgtagatagctttgggtagtattgacattttgacaatatttatttttccaatccatgagcagggaatgtctttccatttctttaaatcttcttcaatttccttcataagctttctatagttttcagcatacagatcctttacatctttggttagatttattcctaggtattttatgcttcctggtgcaattgtgaatgggatcagtttctttatttgtctttctgttgcttcattgttagtgtataagaatgcaactgatttctgtacattgattttgtatcctgcaactttgctgaattcctgtatcagttctagcagacttttggtggagtctatcggattttccatgtataatatcatgtcgtctgcaaaaagcgaaagcttgacttcatctttgccaattttgatgcctttgatttccttttgttgtctgattgctgatgctagaacttccagcactatgttaaac includes these proteins:
- the LOC125146526 gene encoding LOW QUALITY PROTEIN: olfactory receptor 56B4-like (The sequence of the model RefSeq protein was modified relative to this genomic sequence to represent the inferred CDS: inserted 2 bases in 2 codons) is translated as MDTPTSVTNSSSLQISHFTLMGLPGIHGWQHWLSLPMALLYFLALCANLLIMITIXHEATLHVPMYHFLGILVVVDMGLATTIMPKILATFWFDAKAISLPECFAQIYAIHCFFFVESGIFLCMALDRYIAICHPLRYLSILTDTFVVKATGFMVLRNGLFTIPVPILSAQRHYCSKNEIDHCLCSNLGVTSLACNDITVNKFYQLILAWILIGSDMALVFSSYVLILHSVLRLNSPEAIXKALGTCSSHLILILFFYTGITVLSVTYRAEKNMPLIPVLLNVLHNVIPPALNPMVYALRMEELRLGFQRLLGLSEDMSTK